Proteins from a single region of Primulina tabacum isolate GXHZ01 chromosome 5, ASM2559414v2, whole genome shotgun sequence:
- the LOC142544819 gene encoding uncharacterized protein LOC142544819 isoform X2, protein MVLSVLLKFIYAPPPSTVVTAMTAISFLSMSNAGYMETKGKHMKYSKLWSQPEEQPKIPSKKGMFIVYAPAFLASLASLFLFLDENFRFTLLRFCVTTHFFKRVLEVLLIHKFSGWIDIEAAITISLSYFLSSTTLIYAQHLTQGLPEPEFDLKYVGLLMFLLGICGNLYHHYLLSKLRSEGEKQYKIPRGGLFDKVICPHYLFEIVGFLGISCISQTLYSCSWTSGLSFYLMGRSYATKKWYESKFEDFPKDVKALVPYIF, encoded by the exons ATGGTTTTGTCTGTTCTACTGAAATTCATATACGCGCCGCCGCCGAGCACGGTGGTCACGGCCATGACAGCGATAAGTTTTCTGTCGATGAGCAACGCGGGATACATGGAGACTAAAGGGAAGCACATGAAGTATTCAAAGCTATGGTCACAGCCGGAGGAGCAGCCTAAAATCCCAAGTAAAAAGGGAATGTTTATAGTCTACGCCCCGGCGTTTCTTGCCAGTCTTGCTTCTCTGTTTCTTTTCCTCGATGAGAATTTCAGGTTCACTCTGCTTCGATTCTGCGTCACCACTCATTTCTTCAAGAGGGTTCTTGAG GTACTCTTGATTCACAAGTTTAGTGGGTGGATCGATATTGAAGCCGCCATCACCATTTCCCTAAGTTACTTCCTATCTTCAACAACATTGATTTACGCGCAACATTTGACACAAGGGCTCCCTGAACCAGAATTTGACCTAAAATACGTTGGACTTTTAATGTTTCTACTGGGGATTTGTGGTAATCTTTACCACCATTACCTTCTATCCAAACTAAGAAGTGAGGGTGAAAAGCAATACAAAATCCCTCGGGGAGGCCTCTTCGACAAAGTGATATGCCCTCACTATCTTTTCGAGATCGTCGGGTTTCTTGGAATATCTTGCATTTCACAAACTCTTTATTCGTGTTCTTGGACCTCGGGATTGAGCTTTTACTTGATGGGGAGGAGTTACGCCACGAAGAAATGGTATGAGTCGAAATTTGAAGATTTCCCCAAGGATGTCAAAGCGTTGGTTCCCTACATATTCTAA
- the LOC142544819 gene encoding uncharacterized protein LOC142544819 isoform X1, producing MVLSVLLKFIYAPPPSTVVTAMTAISFLSMSNAGYMETKGKHMKYSKLWSQPEEQPKIPSKKGMFIVYAPAFLASLASLFLFLDENFRFTLLRFCVTTHFFKRVLEQVLLIHKFSGWIDIEAAITISLSYFLSSTTLIYAQHLTQGLPEPEFDLKYVGLLMFLLGICGNLYHHYLLSKLRSEGEKQYKIPRGGLFDKVICPHYLFEIVGFLGISCISQTLYSCSWTSGLSFYLMGRSYATKKWYESKFEDFPKDVKALVPYIF from the exons ATGGTTTTGTCTGTTCTACTGAAATTCATATACGCGCCGCCGCCGAGCACGGTGGTCACGGCCATGACAGCGATAAGTTTTCTGTCGATGAGCAACGCGGGATACATGGAGACTAAAGGGAAGCACATGAAGTATTCAAAGCTATGGTCACAGCCGGAGGAGCAGCCTAAAATCCCAAGTAAAAAGGGAATGTTTATAGTCTACGCCCCGGCGTTTCTTGCCAGTCTTGCTTCTCTGTTTCTTTTCCTCGATGAGAATTTCAGGTTCACTCTGCTTCGATTCTGCGTCACCACTCATTTCTTCAAGAGGGTTCTTGAG CAGGTACTCTTGATTCACAAGTTTAGTGGGTGGATCGATATTGAAGCCGCCATCACCATTTCCCTAAGTTACTTCCTATCTTCAACAACATTGATTTACGCGCAACATTTGACACAAGGGCTCCCTGAACCAGAATTTGACCTAAAATACGTTGGACTTTTAATGTTTCTACTGGGGATTTGTGGTAATCTTTACCACCATTACCTTCTATCCAAACTAAGAAGTGAGGGTGAAAAGCAATACAAAATCCCTCGGGGAGGCCTCTTCGACAAAGTGATATGCCCTCACTATCTTTTCGAGATCGTCGGGTTTCTTGGAATATCTTGCATTTCACAAACTCTTTATTCGTGTTCTTGGACCTCGGGATTGAGCTTTTACTTGATGGGGAGGAGTTACGCCACGAAGAAATGGTATGAGTCGAAATTTGAAGATTTCCCCAAGGATGTCAAAGCGTTGGTTCCCTACATATTCTAA